The nucleotide window TCGTCGAAGGTGGTCTTGGCCAGTGAGATGGCCTCCTCGGGGCTGTTGGCTATCTCGTAGTGGAAGACAGAAAAGTTCAGGGCCAGGCCCAGGCGTATGGGGTTGGTGGGCGGCATCTCCTTCTTGCTGATGTCCATGGCCTCTTGGTAGGCTGAGCGGGCAGAATCAATGATGCGCTTCTTGTCATCGCCAGTGGCCACCTCGGCCAGATAGCGGTAATAGTCACCCTTCATCTTCAAGTAGAAGACGCGGCTTTCTGCCTCTCCGGCCTCTTTGATGAGGTGGGAGTCCAGCAGGCCCAGCACGGTGTCGCACACCCCGCGGAGCTCCGTCTCTACCTTCTCTCGGTACTCTTTCACCTCGGGCCCCTTCTCCTCCGACCCCTCCTCGTTGCTTTTCTGCTCGATGCTGGACAGGACTCTCCAGGCCGCTCTCTGGCCGCCCACCACATTCTTATAGGCCACGGAGAGCAGATTCCGCTCCTCACAGGAGAGTTCCTCGCCCTTCTCCACCGCACCCTTCATGAAGGCTGCCATGTCCTCATAGCGTTCGGCCTGCTCGGCCAACTTGGCCTTCTGGATCAGACTGGCTCTCTCCATGACTCCGAGGACAGACAGGCGGGCGAACTGGCTGCCGTGAGACCAATGCTGGATTCTGTGCTGCTCTTGCTCTCCGTCTGCCTTTTGGCTGGGGTGGCAAGGCCTGGAGAAGGGTTGGGAGGGGCCTGGGCGGGCCTGGGCCTTgggccctgcctcctcctcttctccccacacCCTTTCCGGCTCTTCCTTAAAGgtaaaagggctggggatgtgcgGGGTGAGTCATCGGGATAGTCAGCGGGAGAAACCTGGCTGTGGCTCCCACCTGAACAGGCACCTTTCAGGCTCCAGACTGCCCCCTGCTGTTCAGAGCTGCATTGCAGGAGCGTTCTGGATTACCAAACGAGATTGTCTTTCGGGGTAGGGTGTTCTAGGGTGTCCTTCCAGGGGTAGGGATGACTTCAGCCATTAGGCTACGTTAGCCTCGGCAGAGCCTAGTGAGCTGGTGTAGAGGGCTGGGACGGGTCAGGTGAGAATTCACGTGTAGGCAGGGCCATACGGTTTCCCAAGACTTTAGCACCCATGGTCTGATATAATCCCCTTGAAGGCTCTGTGGGACTGTAGAGGCAGAAGCATCAACTCTCAAGGGGAGAAACCGCTTAAGGTCACAAGctgtttcttctgacttttcCCACATTGAGGCCTCTGGCCCAGGAGCCATTATCTGGAATTGAGAGCCAGACTTTGCCCTAGTCGGCCCGAAGACAGTTCCATCCCTTGGTACTAGTTCTCCTTCAAGGTCCCCTCTGAACATCAGAATGCGCAGGTGGCATTTCAGGTGCCACTTAATGAAGTGTTTAGCGAGCGGCCTCTGAAGCTCCGGTCTAGTCTTTGTAATTAGTCACCCCACAGGTTTGTTGGACACCTTCCCCATGACAGCACAATTTTCCCTTTTAAGTTGGTGGCCTGTTGACACTTGTCTGGGCCCTTCCTCGCTGGTCCTCCACATCAGGTCACCCGTCCTTGCAGGCTGCCTGCCGTCAGGTATCAGCAGGGCTCACAGAAGGCGGGGGCATGGGGCGCAGCTCCTTGACTGCCCCACTCTGACTCAGATTGCCTTGTCAGAGGCTGGGAAGCAGGTCACGGGGTGCTCAGTCCAGTTTGGTCCCCCAGGGGGGACGCTAGCAGCTGGGCAGGAAgacagggctgaggagaaggagccAGGAATGACGCGTACCATTTTGTTTTATGGAGCAGTCATTCCAGCTCAGGGAGATCCGCCCCCCTCGGCTCCCAGAGGTTCTAGTCCCTTCTTGATCGAGGCCCTGGTCTCCAGCCAGAGAGAAGCGTCCTCAGAGATGGAGACCACTTTTGTCCCCAACCTTCTGTCCCTGTTTGGTTGGTCCTGTCTTCTAGCTTCTAAGAGTATGGGCGCTGAGGGTAGGGTTCCTGCTTATCTGCCCCCGCTACTCCCCCCACAGTTTAGATGTGACTCCAGAGTCCCTTCTAAGGAACCTTCTTCCTGGGACCCAGCCAACCGAATCCTTGAACCAGGACTACTAACTATAACATTGTCTTGCCTGTCTTTTCCGCTTCTCCGCCGCCCCCtactcctcctgctcccccctcctCGTGCCTGACCATGCACCTTGCCTCTGGGAGGGAGGTGTAGGCCAAAACTTTGAAGACACGGGCTGATGTGCTTATGTCACAAGAGTAGGGGCTCTCCAGATCCCGGCTAATTCTGAGGGGTTCCCCTCCTGAGATCTGAGGGCTCAGAGCGCAgccacaggaaaggaaggaaggaaactactCTGAAATATCAAGTTGGGGAAGAACCCAGCAGGGCACGCCCAGcgtctcagcactcaggtggaCTCAGACTGACAGGGGAGTTCCAGTTGGTGGCCAGCTTGGCTCCAAAGAGACAGGCTGCGCCCCTCAACCCCggcccccagaaaaaaaaaggtgggagATACAACTCGGTTGGTAGAGTTTCCGCCTAGCATGTATGGAGTTGGATCCCCAGTCCTGTATAGACTGGCAATACCTccgtaatcccaacactcacaaggcagaagcagaggggcAGGCTCTCTTTCCCTAAgtctgttttcatttgtaagaGAGCTGAGATCACCTTTCTCTTTGgttaccggggggggggggggggacgggggaCAGTCAAATACATAGGCAAGCCCTGATAAACAGCAAGTTCGAGGCTGGTCTGGTCCACATACGGAGTGCTGCCATCTTGGTGTATGCGGTAGTGATGGGGTTGTCCCCATGAGTCCCCAGAACTCTACCAGCTAAACCACATCACCAGCCCCCatccctggtttttttttttttcttttgtagctgGGTTCTATGGATGAGGAAAGATCATGAACTGCCCATACCATGTGGCCCTGCCAGGTGTCCACGCCAGAGAAGGGGTCCTCTGCCCAGACTTCTTTCCAGACTGACAAATGGTACAATCTGCACCAACTCCTCCCTTTCCATCTGGAACATTCCGTTCAGCCCTCAAGGGCTTTCCTTGGCACTAGTCACCTAGCCTGGGCTTCCCCAAGTCCTGGGGCAACTTGGAGATCCCAGGACACTAGGAGCTTGGACCTTGGGGCCTGGCAAAATTCAAAGCCCACGAAGGGAGTGCTCTCTCACGCCTCTTAAGCCGGGGACCTGGTGGGTGGCTACAGTTGAGCCCTAGCAAGCCTCTCACTGCTCCTCACTGAAGTCGGGCTGCTTGACACTCCTGCTGGCTCTGGCCTGGAGATCTGACTCAGTTCCTGTGTCAGTCACCTCCCTTTGCCTCCAggcttctacttcccaagtccAGGAGCccaggcaggcaggaggcagcaggTCCCAGCAGAGCGTGGACCTCTGCAGCGGCTGCCTGAGTCAGCAGGACAGATCAGGCTAAACTCCCGGTGCTCGCCTCATCCTGGTGGTCACTGCCATCCTTTGCAGGAAGAGGGATTCTTATCAGAGTCTAGAAAGAATCTCCCACAACTGGCAAAACCTTTTCTAGTAATTTCCGAGGTAATTTTTTGGCGTTGGAATGTTCAGATTCAACAGTTGACCAGAGAGAGGGCTTTTTTGATTGGTCGTTAAGAGTTCAGCTCCGTAACCGAGAGCTGTGTACTGCCTTTGGGAAGAGTTAGCGGAGGATGCTCAGGTGGTTCCTGTTTGCCTCCTCTCCTTCTACACTACTGCTGTTGGAGCGAGCCCCCCTCTAAGCCAGTCTAGGGTAGGAGACAGTGTGGAATTTATAGAGACAGAACCGAATGAGGTCAGCATGTAGAACTGCATTCCAGCTAGGTCAGAAGAGGCCTTGGACAGGTCCCTTCCTGCCCCTGGGCTTATGCCTCCCCACTGGTAACAGGAGGCTGGGCAGCCCCCTCCTGGGTATGGCATCTCCAAGTTTAGGGCTTCTCCAAAACCCCACCCTCTCCTGCTGGGGTCACACAGTTGTTGGCTCAGTGACTTTCCCTGAGTCTCTTCTCATTTGTAAGAGAGCTGAGATCACCTTTCTCTTTGGTTACTGGGGAAAACACAAATACAGAGGCAAGCCCTGATAAACAGCAACAGCAATCCTGCCtgcctaggcttttttttttttaatgtacaatgtactttatgtgcattggtgttttgcctgcatgttatagttgtgtgagggtgtcagatctcctggaactggaggtacagacagttgtgagctgccatacgggtgttaggaattgaacctgggtcctcttgaagagcagtcagtgtttctaaacactgagccatccctccagcccggttttttcttctaatttatcTTTACTtatcttgtgtttgtgtgtgcgcacatggtCCACAGTAAACACAGTGGAATTGGAAGACCTGAGCAATTGGTTGTCAGTTCACTTCTGTGggtgtgcagcccaggctagccttgcgCTTACTGTGTAGTTGAGGATGCTCTGAACTGATCCtccagctgggattacagatgtgtaccaccccAGGGTACAGTGTCCATGTGGGAAAGCATCTAGGGAATGAGAGAAAGGATGCTCTATGGACCTACCTTGGGTTGGGCTCAATTGGGGAATGTGAGCCTCAGACTGGAGTTTGACACCTCCCACCCACTATTTTGGACTAGGCAAAGTTTTTCAAAGTTCAGCTAAGCCTTGAAGGTCtctggggaggaaaggacttctggagagagagagccaagaagTGCCTTTCCCCATGTCCCTCCGGGCCTGTCTCCAGAGCAGCGCTATCTGGCCAGGGCTGTGAGGGAGACAGTCCTTCTCACACATCCGCAGCCGGCCGCACCCATGGCCCCAAAGGAAAGGGGTGAGACGCACTCAAGGTTCCAGCAAGAAGAGAGGGCTCTTTATTTCTGTTAGAAAAGGTAGTGGACAGCAGGTGAGCAGCCCCGTGCTGGGCGCAGCTAGTCTTCCCAGGTCTGGCCCAGTTCCCTTTGGGTCCCTGGAAGAAGTGGAGCTGTGTAGCCAGCCCTTGGTGCCTGGGGCCAGGGATACACAGGCTCACACCTCGCATCCTCCTGGGGGGATGGGGGCGTGGGAACAGTGCTGAGCCGCTGTGCTCAGAACAGTCCCCAAACCTGTTCAGCAGCGTCGACACCCAGATAGCTCCTGAAGGAACCTGCTTGGCTTGCCTATGGCTCTGCTGACTGGGGGGAGGCTGTAAGGCAAGATTCCTGAAGAGTCTTGACACCTCACACGTCTGGGGAAGGGGcatgaggggaggaggagagggggaagaacaGCAGGGTTACAGTAGTGTGTATTGTGTTGAGGCTGCAGTATGGCTTTTCTATACTCTGGTCAGcaaggagtgggggcaggggccAGGAGGTCAGCACCTGCCCGCTGTGGGGAGCTCTAGAGAGCACACAAGTAGGACAGGCTGGGGGACAGACCCTGTAGGCACAGATGGTGGCAGACGGGCCACAGGTTAGGCAGGTGGAGGCGCAGGGTGCCTGGCTCCCCCCAGGCCActcctggagaggcagagagtggCGGTCCTCAGGAGCTCCTTCAGCCCCCGCGCATACTGGATGATCCGCAGGATGgcaaaggaggagaagagaaagggttagcggacagacagatggaagagGTAGCCTGCAGGGGCCCTGAGTGGGGTCAAAGGTACCACAGTACCTGTCTCTCCCCCAGAAAAGGGCCAAAGCTCAGGCAGCAGGCAACAGAGCAGGAGAGGAACAGCGGCAGGCGAGGGGGCATGGCGGGGGCACACAGCAGGATGCGGAGGTGCTAGTGACCTGAGGGCCCTGCACATCAGTCCACCAACAGCACTGGCCAGGCCTCTCAGGGCAGGTGTGCCACCTTCCCAGTCTCACCCTTCCTCTTCTGAAAGGACAGGTGCTCTGAGGGAGCCTCAATCcaaggagggagtgggcaggactAAGAGCCTTCTGTTGGGGGGGATTCCTGGGGACCTGCCAccaccagcacacacaccacaccgcACACCAGACAGAGATGGATGGACTTGGTGAAGTCGGTAGGCATGCATTGATGAGATGGTGTGTGGAGAGTGGGCAGGGCTGGCTGACAggtgagacaaggtcttaccagCTAACCCTCTGCAGAGAGGCCTGTTAGCTCCCCTCAGGCTGTGCAGGAGATGGCAAAGTCCTGACAGGTGTCCTCCTGGAGGAGATACCAGAGAGGTCGGCCTATGTTATCATCTGCCTGGCCGTTCTGGCTACCTAGGAGGTTTGGGTTGGGGCAGGGATAAGAAGTTCCAACTTGGACCTACTGTCCCAAACATGTCTTTAGCTGAGCAATCGCTGGGGATCGGGGTGCAAAGTTAGCAGGAAAGAGCTCGGGAAGTACCAATTCCTGAGCCACaagaaggcagacatggtgaagGCGGGTTAGCCATAGTCCCTCTGCTGCAGAGTTCCCGCTATCACTGGCTaccggcctcccatttcccagggAAGAATTCAGAGCTATGCTACAAACCAGGAACTCGGCAAAATAAAagccaacaaaaaccaaaccaaagcaaatcaGCTCCTAAAAACGAAGTTTTATTACAAGCAGGAACAAATGAATACTGGCTTAAATAAAAGGCAGGTTAGGGAGCCTCCTCCAGCCCCTCATCTACCTCCCAGAGCCACTGCAGGATGGCCTAGGGCTCTGAAGCTTTTCTCCCAGCTAGCACACTCCCCGGCTCTGTCTGGGACCCACTAGCCTTAGGAGCAAGGCAGAGAAGTTGGATGATCCAAGGGCTTCAGCCCACTTGAAGGGCCAAAGTGGGGGTCCTAAAAGAACAAGTCTCTATTTTGATTAGAAACTACAGACCCCAGCAGCAGGACGATGTGTTACGAGGGTCCTGGCCAACCAATAAGCCTCCTGGCCTATTCTGCTTCTTCCTTCATCCCAAATTAGCAGAAATGTGTTGTCTCCGACTCTctagcatggggggggggtgcatatACAGAGCAGAGAGTCAAGGGGGGGTGTGGCTTGCAGAATGGCAGCTGCTCCCCGCTCCCCAGACCAGTCACCCCACCCACCACACCTAGCCTCAGCCTGTTGGGGCAGGTTACAGCTGGGAGCCTGACCTGGGGGCTGGGTGGCCGAGTCCCTAGCCACTGGTTGTCTGAAGGCTATggcagaagggaagggcaggagtCCAGGGGTCTCTTGTGATTAATgcaccatcttcccagcccctacaAGTCAGGCTGCTTCTGAACACAGGGTGGCTAAGAGGGAGACGGAATAGCCCAGGGATATGGAAGTCAGCTGTATTTGTACACAGGcaagcgcgtgcacacacacacacacatacacacactctcacacacacattcatagctAGATCTGCTGTAAAACGTTTATTAAACCACCTAGCCTTCTGAAAACCCTTGACTTGGCACTACACAGATAGTAACACAttaacttctatttttaaaaaaaggccatgtaactcgggaggcagaggcaggcggatctctgtgagttcgaggccagcctggtctacaagagctagttccaggacaggaaccaaaagctacggagaaaccctgtctcaaaaattcaaaaaaaaaaggtcatgtaAAAAAGAGGTCTATAAAATTGTGCAAAATACCCAGCATTAATAAACCCGTTTCAAGTATTGCCAGCATCACTAACCCACCCACCTCTAGCTCTGACTTGGAAgagactggggggaggggtggtggcACAGGAAAGGATCCTTGAGAGTCTCCATGGGCTGGGGAAGGCAGGGTCCCCATTCCCATtcctactgtgctgcccaggacTCTATAGGAGCTGAGGTTCTGGGGCCTGGACGGCTGGTTTGGCTTCCTATGACACAGGCTACCTCCCACCCTCTGCCCATGCTCTCTCTACTGGTACCCCAGCTCTATCCTACTGGCCAATTCCATATACCCCCCCCCAAGACCACCAAAATAGCCTTGCACATCTCAAAGGGAATGCGGGAGCCCCAGACCAGGAGTCCAAGGGCAGGCGCTGGCCTGCCACTGTGCTCCAGGGCCAGCTGCTCAGCAGTCCTGCTTCCAGAAGCCCCGGCTCCCCAGGGTCCAAGCATGCCTCCGGCTGGGAGGCTGCCTACTCAGTTCACACCCTCACTCACACTGGGTCTCCCTGGGCACAGGCAGTGACTTGGCATGGTTTCCTTGGTGGCCTCCAGAGGCTGTGGCTCTCCTCTCCTGCCACCGATCAGCTCAGGGACCTAGGGCCCAAACTGTGGGAACCTGGGTTTGAGGAGCAAGAGGGCACAGCTCTGTGGCAGTTCAGAAAACGCTGCGCAGGATGGGAAATAAATACGAAAAGACTCGAGTCTTTGGCAGCTCTGCTTCCCTCGGATGGTATGGGGAGGGTCCCGGCAGGCGTGGAGGGCGGGCAGCAGGTGGCAAGCACTGAGTCACATTCAGGGGTAGCCTCCTACCATGCTGGGGTCTGGCTTGGCCCCACAGGCTGGCTCGTCACTTCTGATGGGTGAGGGCAACACAGCGTCAGACTGCACGAATCCCCGCCGGTCGATCAGGCTTCCAAAACATAAGGACAGAGCATGAGCCTCTGACAAGGCTCTAGGCACGTGACAACACAGACAATGTCTTCCCAGAAAAGACCCAGCCCTAGAAAAGCTGGGCAAATGGAAGCTGCTTTCCGTTCAGTTGTTCAATGGGCGaaaagtgtttgccaccaaacctgatgatgACTTGCGTTCAAGCCCAAGGACTCTTGACTTCCATATGCACACAACTgtaggtgcatacacacacatacaagtaaacaCACTGAAAGTAAGACCTTCTGTGCACCTGGCTTTTCCAGATAATTCATCCAttagtttggttttgttattattactatttttaggcattgtctcactatgcagctctaGCTCTATAGATTgtagactgtcctagaactcatcaTGCTCttgctcagagatctgcttgtttctgttaaGATTAAAAAGGCAAGTGCTCCTGGGTGGCAGTGCACACCAATAaccccagcattaggaaggcagaggcaggcggatcttggaGAGTTTGAGGTCTtgccctggtctacacagaggactatacagagaaactctgtcttaaaaaaaaggggggggggcgcattctgccaccatgccagaatgtttttgtttcttgagacaggatcccaaGTAGCCTTGCTACTTGAggatgtagctgaggatgatctagGACTTCtgacctgcctctatctcccaagtttATTCATTGTTATTAATTCAAGGGGACTCAGCTGTCTGGGTGCCAAGAAGCCAGGCTGCAAgtgagagaaaagtaagaaagaacaGCTATTGGGAGTCACTGAGAGGCCTAGTGTCCTGTCTCACTAGTGGGGCACATCTGTAAggtcttgcccccccccccagtgcccATGGCCATTAACTCAGGTTCTGGAGCTCTGGTGCCCCCTGCTGTCAGCAGGGTTGAAGCACCAAGGTTCCGAGGAAAGTAGTGGTGACCTCACCCTGTAGAAGAAAGGCAGGTCACCTACTGTGGTCATGACAGTCACTGTGGTATCTCTGGGAAGTAGGGTTACACAGAATACCACATGATCTTTACTATTTTGTACGTTCCTCCTTTGAAACAGTGTCACTGTggatcccaggctggtcttgaacatgAAGTAATCCTCCTAACCTTAGTCTTCAAGTGTGAGGATTACAGGCAGGTACAACCATGCCAGGtggtacttatttttattctacacAGGAGCAAATGTGATTAAAACTAACAGCCGTCCTCAGAATTTCTCAGACATCCAGCAGAATAGAGGACAGCAAATGAATCCATGTCTGTGCAGGGAGAAAGGCCTGCTAAGATCCAGACCCTCCACAACTCCCAGGAGGGGTCCAGCCTCAGGGCCACCTCCCTGTGACCTCTCTTACATGTCCTGGCTTACCTGGGAGGTAGGGGGccacagagcacagcacagcagttGGTGACAATACTTTTATGGCTGTAAGGGTTGACAGAGGCCTCACCGCCCCTCTTGCTGGACCAAGATCCTTTGATCTGGAAAGAGAAGAAGCTGGGTAAGCGGCCTCCGTCCGTCCCCACTTCCTCTAGCAGTGCTGAGGATTATACATGCAAAGCATCAACCACTGGGCTCCTTCTGCACTTTCTAGAAATGGAACCCAGAGGCCAGCAAGAGTCCCACTTAGAAACCAGTTCTGGGGACTTCTGGGAGGCAGCCAGCGGAGACCAGAAGGCTCCAACTAGCACAGAGGACAAGCAAAAGGAAGTCTCCAGAGGAGGCTGTCTGGGTAGACATCTCTACCCTGGCTTCCCACCTGTGCTGGACAGCTTGACATCAACTCGATACAAGCTATCCTTATctgaaagagggaacctcaattaagaaaatgcctccctaagatctgcctataggcaaacctgtagaacattttattaattagtgattgatgggggaggggcagttcACTGTGAATGGAATCATCCCTGgactagtggtcctgggttctgtaagaaatcaagctggttgggtggtggtggcacacgcctttaatccagcacttgggagacagaggcaggcagatctttgtgaattcgaggccagcctggtctacagagcgagttccaggacaagctccaaaagctacacagagaaaccctgtctcaaaaaataaagacaaaaaaaataaataaataaaaagaaagcaggcgGCAAGctgagcaggccagtaagcagcaccattCCTTGGTGTCTGAATCAACTCCTACCCCCAGGTTCCTTCCCGGTCTGAGTTCCTGTTTTGACTCCctttgatgatggtgatgtggaaatgtaagccaaataaaccctttcttccccaacttgcttttggtcttggtgtttcatctcagcaacagTGACGCTAACTAGGACACCAACTAACAGGGAGGGCAGGGTTGAGGGCACGAAGCAGGCGGAACCACTCTGACCCTGCCACTCAACTACATGACCCTGGACATCCTTTCTGCCGCGGGAAGCCCTGGGTTGACGCTATTGAGGGGCTCAGCAGGAAAGACCCATTTAATTGTCACCCAGAAGTTTCCACACTTGCTGGGCCAAGCACCCCTTTCTGTTGAAGTTCCAGGAAGATCCTGCAGAACCGGCACTCAGGAAACCCACTGGTGATAGGGTGGGCTGGGGCTAATGCCCTTTCTGCCCTTATCAATGTGTCCAGTTTTGCTTTCTCAAATGAGACTGTGAGAggttgtgggattttttttttctttcttctttttggtttggttttttgagatgggtttctctgtgtcccggaactcagtttgtagaccaggccggtcatATGTGTCCTGAGGTAGCCTctaacttccttttttttaaaaaaaaaaagatttatttattatgtatataacattctgcctccatatatgccaacacaccagaggagggcgccaaatctcattacagatggttgtgagccaccatgtagttgctgggaattgaactcaagacctctggaagagcagtcagtgcccctaaccactgagccatctcttcagccccctcctttctttttctttaataaacaacttatttactttatgtgcattttggtattttgcctgcgtgtatatctgtgtgagcgTGTTGAGTCCACTAgacctggagtcacagacagttgtgagctgccatgtgggtgctgggaattgaacctgggacctctggaagagcagtcagtgttcttaaccactgagttatctctccagccccagtctccAAATTTCTATGTAGccatggatgaccttgaattcgtcatcttcctgtctccacctttcaagtgctgggataacacgCGTGTGCCACTGCTCCTGGAGGTGGCTTCCTTCTCATTCTTCCGTTTATTATgtattctatgtgtatgggtgtcttgcctttatgcatgtgtatcacatgtgtgcagtgttggaggaggccagcagagggcaccagattacCTAGGACTAGTACAACACCTGGGTCCTCaggagagtagccagtgctcttaaccaccaagcctccagtccctcctccatctctggaTACTGAGGTTGAAGGCAAGGCCTTGCCCATGCTACGTAAGTGTTCttccactgaactacatccctgtcctctttttactttttgtctcAGACAGACTGTCCATTCTCACCTTGAATTTTCAATCCCTGTCGTGGTCTCTAGAGCAGCTGGGATTACGGGCCTGTGCCAGCAGACTAACtaaactccttttctttctcttcccaaccCCCCTTTTATTTTGCCAAGTCAGTGGTCTCCCCACAGAGTCCAAACTAGCCTCAAGCCAAACCACAGGCCCTCTTGCCCGGGTCTAcaaagtgccaggattacaggcctaTGCCTCGTCTGAAGTGGATCCATTTTCTTTTGGATGGTGGGGCCTCTGATCAATGTTGCACAGCAACCCTGGAAACATAACAGTACCGTTTTCTTTTTCAGGGCTGGAGGACAGTGAGGGGAGGTCATGTCTGGACTGGGGACAGTGGGTGCTCAAATAATGCTGGCTGACAGTGGCTTACAAGTGAATAGCTGGGAGGGCAACAGGGCCACGCTGCCATTCTGTTCTAACAATGCCTCTCAGTGCACAGACTTCTGGAACCCCAGTCAGAACTCTGATGCCTACAGGTGCAGTGTGGTAGATGCGAAGTCGGGGTCGTGACTCCCAGAATTATGACCAAAGGCCCCATCTCTCAATCATGCCATGCACGGGAGTATGGATCCCAGTTCTGTCACAAGCAGGATGCAATGCATCAAGAGACACAGCCAGGCTCCCCAGCCCCCCAGCTTTACTCACATCTTCGTTAGTTGTTAGGTTGGAGGCGACGAGGTAAGTGTGGAACCCTGAGAGGCCCAGGATGGACCAGATCGAGAAGAAGCAGATGACCAACTCCAGCACAGTGGAACTGTCAAGGACACATGCGGGGGAGGGTGGAGACCCTGGGAGCCTGTGCTCACGTTCTCACCCACCCTTCCCTGGAGCTACATCCCCACAGTGGCAGGTGTCCAGTCATCATTCTCGGCAGATCACCTCCTACACCCCAGAAACAGGCGGGAGTCCTGAGGAGCAAGTCAGGATCTGGGCTAGGGATGGCACGGggaactcttttgttttgttttattttatattatttttgtttttcgaaacagggtttctctgtagctttggtggctatcctggaacttgatctgtagaccaggctggcctcgatctcacagagatcatcctgtctctgcctcctgaatgctgggattaaaggcgtgcaccaccaccgcccagctggcaCAGGGAATTGTAGCCACAG belongs to Microtus pennsylvanicus isolate mMicPen1 chromosome 13, mMicPen1.hap1, whole genome shotgun sequence and includes:
- the Sfn gene encoding 14-3-3 protein sigma, with the translated sequence MERASLIQKAKLAEQAERYEDMAAFMKGAVEKGEELSCEERNLLSVAYKNVVGGQRAAWRVLSSIEQKSNEEGSEEKGPEVKEYREKVETELRGVCDTVLGLLDSHLIKEAGEAESRVFYLKMKGDYYRYLAEVATGDDKKRIIDSARSAYQEAMDISKKEMPPTNPIRLGLALNFSVFHYEIANSPEEAISLAKTTFDEAMADLHTLNEDSYKDSTLIMQLLRDNLTLWTADNAGEEGGEAPEEPQS